One part of the Flavobacterium johnsoniae UW101 genome encodes these proteins:
- a CDS encoding bifunctional 5,10-methylenetetrahydrofolate dehydrogenase/5,10-methenyltetrahydrofolate cyclohydrolase, with protein MQLLDGKKTSNDIKNEIAAEVQSIKAAGGKVPHLAAVLVGNNGASLTYVGSKVKSCQEIGFDSTLVSLPETITEDELLAKIKELNEDDNLDGYIVQLPLPKHIDEQKILLAIDPDKDVDGFHPTNFGRMALEMESFIPATPFGIMELLERYKVETAGKHTVVIGRSHIVGRPMSILMSRKGNPGDSTVTLTHSRTKDLAEFTKNADIIITALGVPEFLKADMVKEGVTVIDVGITRVEDASNAKGYVIKGDVDFEGVSKKASFITPVPGGVGPMTIAMLLKNTLLARKMRSAKNK; from the coding sequence ATGCAGCTACTAGACGGTAAAAAAACATCTAACGACATTAAAAACGAAATTGCAGCCGAAGTTCAATCTATAAAAGCAGCCGGAGGAAAAGTACCTCATTTAGCAGCTGTTTTGGTTGGAAACAATGGAGCAAGTTTAACTTACGTAGGAAGTAAAGTAAAATCATGCCAGGAAATTGGATTTGATTCTACTTTAGTAAGTCTGCCGGAAACGATTACCGAAGATGAACTTCTAGCTAAAATTAAAGAGTTAAATGAAGATGATAACCTAGACGGATACATCGTTCAATTGCCATTGCCAAAACATATCGACGAGCAGAAAATTTTATTAGCAATCGATCCTGATAAAGACGTTGACGGATTTCACCCAACTAACTTTGGCAGAATGGCTCTTGAAATGGAAAGCTTTATTCCGGCAACGCCATTCGGGATTATGGAATTGTTAGAGCGTTACAAAGTTGAAACTGCAGGAAAACATACTGTTGTAATTGGAAGAAGCCACATCGTAGGACGTCCAATGAGCATCTTAATGAGCCGTAAAGGAAATCCTGGAGACTCTACTGTTACATTAACACACAGCCGTACTAAAGACTTAGCTGAATTCACTAAAAATGCAGATATCATTATTACTGCTTTGGGAGTTCCGGAATTCTTAAAAGCAGATATGGTAAAAGAAGGTGTAACAGTTATCGATGTTGGAATTACTAGAGTAGAAGATGCATCAAATGCAAAAGGATACGTTATTAAAGGTGACGTTGATTTTGAAGGCGTAAGCAAAAAAGCATCATTCATTACACCAGTTCCAGGTGGAGTAGGACCAATGACAATTGCAATGCTGCTTAAAAATACACTTTTAGCAAGAAAAATGAGAAGCGCAAAAAACAAATAA
- the ffh gene encoding signal recognition particle protein produces the protein MFDNLSDKLDKAFHILKGHGKITEVNVADTLKEVRRALLDADVNFKIAKDFTTKVKEKAIGQDVLTTLQPGQLLVKLVKDELTELMGGDVAGVNLSGNPSVILMSGLQGSGKTTFSGKLANFLKTKKNKKPLLVACDIYRPAAINQLHVVGDQIGVEVYSEPENKNPVEIAQNAIKHAKANGFNVVIVDTAGRLAVDQEMMDEIARVHKAIQPQETLFVVDSMTGQDAVNTAKAFNDILNFDGVILTKLDGDTRGGAAISIKSVVNKPIKFVGTGEKMEAIDVFYPDRMAERILGMGDVVSLVERAQEQFDEEEARKLQKKIAKNEFGFDDFLTQIQQVKKMGNMKDLVGMIPGASKAMKDVEIEDDAFKHIEAIIHSMTPGERSKPAIIDVKRKARIAKGSGTKVEQVNQLMKQFDQMSKMMKMMQGPGGKNLMKMMGGMKGMPGGMPR, from the coding sequence ATGTTTGATAATTTAAGTGATAAGTTAGATAAAGCGTTCCATATATTAAAAGGACACGGTAAAATTACAGAAGTAAACGTTGCCGATACTTTAAAAGAAGTTCGTCGTGCTTTACTTGATGCCGACGTTAACTTTAAAATTGCTAAAGATTTTACAACGAAAGTAAAAGAAAAAGCAATTGGTCAGGACGTTTTAACAACGCTTCAGCCAGGACAATTATTGGTGAAGCTGGTAAAAGATGAGCTGACTGAATTAATGGGGGGTGATGTTGCCGGAGTTAATTTATCTGGAAATCCAAGCGTTATTTTAATGTCGGGACTTCAAGGTTCTGGTAAAACTACTTTCTCAGGAAAATTAGCCAACTTCTTAAAAACGAAGAAAAATAAAAAACCACTTCTTGTAGCGTGTGATATCTACCGTCCTGCGGCGATTAATCAGTTACATGTAGTTGGAGATCAAATAGGTGTTGAAGTATATTCAGAACCAGAAAATAAAAATCCTGTTGAAATTGCTCAAAACGCAATTAAACACGCAAAAGCAAACGGATTTAATGTAGTTATCGTCGATACTGCAGGGCGTTTAGCAGTAGATCAGGAAATGATGGATGAAATTGCACGCGTACACAAAGCAATTCAGCCGCAAGAAACATTGTTCGTTGTCGACTCTATGACAGGACAAGACGCTGTAAATACAGCAAAAGCTTTCAACGATATCTTAAACTTCGATGGAGTTATTTTAACAAAATTAGATGGTGATACTCGTGGTGGAGCAGCAATCTCGATTAAATCGGTTGTAAACAAACCAATCAAATTTGTAGGTACAGGCGAGAAGATGGAAGCAATTGATGTTTTCTATCCAGATCGTATGGCTGAGCGTATATTAGGTATGGGTGACGTTGTGTCGCTTGTAGAAAGAGCTCAGGAACAATTTGATGAAGAAGAAGCTAGAAAACTTCAAAAGAAAATCGCTAAAAACGAATTTGGTTTTGATGATTTTCTAACGCAGATTCAGCAAGTAAAGAAAATGGGTAATATGAAAGACCTGGTAGGAATGATACCAGGAGCTTCAAAAGCCATGAAAGATGTAGAAATAGAAGATGATGCTTTTAAACATATCGAAGCCATCATTCACTCAATGACTCCGGGAGAAAGAAGTAAACCAGCCATTATCGACGTAAAAAGAAAAGCCAGAATCGCTAAAGGTTCCGGAACTAAAGTCGAGCAGGTAAATCAGTTAATGAAGCAGTTTGACCAAATGAGCAAGATGATGAAGATGATGCAGGGGCCAGGCGGAAAAAATCTGATGAAAATGATGGGAGGCATGAAAGGAATGCCAGGAGGAATGCCGAGATAA